One part of the Sphingopyxis sp. TUF1 genome encodes these proteins:
- a CDS encoding DUF2794 domain-containing protein, whose product MGTVTPLPFANRATPLQTGFDRAELTRILDLYGRMVAAGHWRDYAMDFHRDAAIFSAFRRAAERPEYRIEKRPALRSRQGMWALVSEAGAILKRGDELSNVLAPVERKLMKLVGD is encoded by the coding sequence ATGGGAACTGTGACGCCGCTGCCGTTCGCGAACAGGGCAACGCCGCTCCAGACGGGTTTCGACCGCGCTGAACTGACCCGGATCCTCGACCTTTACGGCCGCATGGTCGCGGCGGGTCATTGGCGCGACTATGCGATGGATTTCCATCGCGACGCCGCGATTTTTTCGGCGTTTCGCCGCGCCGCCGAGCGCCCCGAATACCGCATTGAAAAACGCCCCGCCTTGCGGAGTCGCCAAGGCATGTGGGCCTTGGTCTCCGAAGCCGGGGCGATCTTGAAGCGGGGGGACGAGCTGTCCAATGTGCTCGCCCCCGTCGAACGCAAGCTCATGAAGCTGGTCGGCGACTGA